The genomic region CAACAACAATAAAAAAAATCAAAGAAATAATAATCGCGGTAAAAAGCGATACTAATACTCAGTACTTTAAATGGGAACATTTAAAATTGAAGGGGGGCACCAGCTGCATGGTGAAATCACGCCCCAAGGTGCAAAAAACGAGGCCTTACAAATATTATGTGCGGTTTTGTTGACACCGGAGAAAGTAACGATTACCAATATTCCCGATATAGTAGACGTCAACAAACTTATTTCTTTGTTAGAGGACTTGGGTGTGAAAATCCAAAAGAAGGGTAAGGGCGCTTATACCTTCAAGGCAGATGATATTAATCTGGACTATTTACAGTCTGATCAGTTCAAGCTAGACGGTAGGGGCCTCAGAGGCTCTATCATGCTTGTAGGCCCTTTGCTCTCGCGTTTTGGCAAAGGATATATACCCAAACCTGGCGGTGATAAAATAGGTCGTCGCAGATTGGATACGCATTTTGAGGGATTCATTAAACTCGGTGCTAAATTCAGATATAATAAAGAAGAGTATTTCTACGGAGTGGAGGCCAAGAAACTAAGGGGTACGTACATGTTGCTCGATGAGGCTTCGGTTACCGGTACCGCAAATATACTCATGGCAGCCGTGCTTGCCGAAGGTACGACAACGATATATAATGCCGCTTGTGAACCATATCTACAACAACTTTGCAAAATGTTGAACAGAATGGGTGCAAAGATCACGGGCATCGGCTCCAATTTATTGACCATTGAAGGTGTTGATACACTAGGCGGTACCGAGCATCGTATGCTACCCGATATGATTGAAATTGGAAGTTGGATAGGACTTGCGGCCATGACCCGGAGCGAGCTTACCATAAAAGATGTAAGCTGGGACGATTTGGGACAAATTCCCTCGGTATTCAGAAAATTGGGGATTCAATTGGAACGCAAGGGTGACGATATCTTTATTCCCGAACACAAAAATGGTTATGAAATCCAAAACTACATAGACGGTTCAATCCTTACTATTGCCGATGCTCCATGGCCAGGGCTCACACCGGATTTGTTGAGTATTATTCTCGTAATGGCCACACAGGCTAGGGGAGAAGTGATCATTCATCAAAAAATGTTCGAGAGTCGTTTGTTTTTTGTGGACAAGTTGTTGGACATGGGAGCTAAAATAATCCTATGCGACCCCCACAGGGCCGCCGTTATGGGGCATGATTTCAAATCTACCTTAAAGGCCACTACAATGACTTCTCCTGACATTAGGGCGGGGGTTTCATTGTTGATCGCCGCACTTTCGGCGAAAGGTACATCTACTATTCACAATATAGAACAGATTGACAGGGGGTATGAGAATATTGATGAACGTTTAAGTGACATAGGCGCAAAGATCACGAGAGTTTAAGCATACTATCAGCTACACTATGGATAAAAAAACAGATTGGAAATCCATACCATTGTTAAATAACGATTCAAGCGCTAAAAAACGTTTTGAACTGCATATAGATGGTCAAATTGCTTTTTTGGATTACATAATCTCCAAAAAGGAGATAATATATTTGACCCATACCGAAGTTCCCAAAGTTTTGGAAGGCAAAGGTGTGGGTGGTGCACTGGTCTCCAAAGTACTTGAACACATAAAGGAACAGGAAATCAAAATGGCACCTTTATGCCCGTTTGTTGTAGTCTATCTAAAACGCCACCCAGAATTGGCCGAAGGTATTCTGGCACCCGGTTATTCAATCGGCTAAAAAAGGTTTATTAGCCCCCAAATAAAAATCAGGTTCCATAGTATTGTTCTTCCCCAATTTCTTACTATCAATTGTCGTACATCTTTTTCCGTAAATGTTGTATTCGAGATTTTATGGTGTAGCGGAACAAACTGAGAAAAGGTAAGTGCCCAAACTAAAATCACAAGAATTAAGCTGGCAATGGTATAGAAGGTTTGGGACTCATATACTTGTATAGCGGAAACGACCAACTGACCGAACATCAACGGAACAACCACATAGGATATACGCTGCACATATATTTTGTGCCATTCTATCAAATCAAGTCTACCGTAATACGGAAAGCTGGGATAAATGATTAGCTGAACCGTCCAAATAAGGATAACAAGCCCAAAATCGAAAAGTAATCGTAGAAATTCAATATGCATTTGTTTGTTTTTGGGGTATATTAGACACAAGCCATGCCCAATATATCAATAACGGATGAACAACTAGTAGTCTACCCCAAGATACCCAAGCAGGTACACATAAACTATTATCAGCACAGGAACCTATTTGGATAAAATAGATATGTGATAGTATGAAAATCAGTAATAAGCCTATAATGGCATAACAGGCCATCTTTCTTGTTTTTTGATTAAGGACCAATACTCCAATTGCTATTTCCAATAAACCACTCAAGTAATTTATATACACGGGATAAGGCAGATAATCGGGAATAAGGCTATGATAGAAATCGGGATTTACGAAATGGTAAGCTCCCGCAGCCACGTAGAAAACAGCCAAACTGTATTTAAGGGTTTCCGTCACCGCTAAGTTTCCATTTATATTCCACATGTACTTTTCTCAGGATAAGAAAAAATGGAATCCACCACAAAAAATCGTTGGTAATAAGTGTGTAAATAAATTCAAAGGGAACGATATCCTGCAGGTAATTGAAGAAGAAACCAACAGGCCCCAATATTTTCCCTAAAAACCCGACCGCTACAATGGGCCAATGTCGCATAGGGTCATAAGAAGCCCACCAGTACCCTAGGCCATAAACCCCGATTACCATTCCCATACCTTGCCAAACCATGGGATGGTTCAACGGTTGCATCCCTACCAAATCAAA from Costertonia aggregata harbors:
- the murA gene encoding UDP-N-acetylglucosamine 1-carboxyvinyltransferase; the encoded protein is MGTFKIEGGHQLHGEITPQGAKNEALQILCAVLLTPEKVTITNIPDIVDVNKLISLLEDLGVKIQKKGKGAYTFKADDINLDYLQSDQFKLDGRGLRGSIMLVGPLLSRFGKGYIPKPGGDKIGRRRLDTHFEGFIKLGAKFRYNKEEYFYGVEAKKLRGTYMLLDEASVTGTANILMAAVLAEGTTTIYNAACEPYLQQLCKMLNRMGAKITGIGSNLLTIEGVDTLGGTEHRMLPDMIEIGSWIGLAAMTRSELTIKDVSWDDLGQIPSVFRKLGIQLERKGDDIFIPEHKNGYEIQNYIDGSILTIADAPWPGLTPDLLSIILVMATQARGEVIIHQKMFESRLFFVDKLLDMGAKIILCDPHRAAVMGHDFKSTLKATTMTSPDIRAGVSLLIAALSAKGTSTIHNIEQIDRGYENIDERLSDIGAKITRV
- a CDS encoding GNAT family N-acetyltransferase; protein product: MDKKTDWKSIPLLNNDSSAKKRFELHIDGQIAFLDYIISKKEIIYLTHTEVPKVLEGKGVGGALVSKVLEHIKEQEIKMAPLCPFVVVYLKRHPELAEGILAPGYSIG
- a CDS encoding DoxX family protein; protein product: MWNINGNLAVTETLKYSLAVFYVAAGAYHFVNPDFYHSLIPDYLPYPVYINYLSGLLEIAIGVLVLNQKTRKMACYAIIGLLLIFILSHIYFIQIGSCADNSLCVPAWVSWGRLLVVHPLLIYWAWLVSNIPQKQTNAY
- a CDS encoding alkyl hydroperoxide reductase, producing MKLTLKLAAIYNIIWGAWVVLFPDHFFDLVGMQPLNHPMVWQGMGMVIGVYGLGYWWASYDPMRHWPIVAVGFLGKILGPVGFFFNYLQDIVPFEFIYTLITNDFLWWIPFFLILRKVHVEYKWKLSGDGNP